AGGGAGCTAGAAGCCCAGAAACTGACAACttctccaaggtcacagagtcagcaTTCCAGGGCCAGtctgctgactccagagcctggAGCTATAGCCAGTGTCCTCTGGACTCCACGGCAGGCCCCTCTACCTCCTGGTCAAGAAGAGTTTTTTTCCAACATGTGTCATTCCCAGACAGCTCTCATAAGGTCTTATTCCTTTGGGCATTTTACACTATAATCTCTCATATGATCTCTTTTTATAAAACTgtatttattcaaaaaatatgGTTCAAATATTCATCATGCACAGACCCGTAAGCCTTCTCTGTAACTTTTACATAGGAAAAAGTCCCATGGGGGAAAAAATTGTGTCTTCTTGACCTACATTTTTAGATTTTGATATAAAATGTCTCAAGTGGGTACAAATTACTGTCTTTTCCATTGGAAACAGACAGTGGCATTCCGTGCACTGCTGTCCACACCGGACATGTTTCACACGGAGCTTGTTAGGTCCTCAAACACTCCTTAAACATCTAGACCGCACAGAGGGAGGATGTGGAaacaggggcttcctgggtggcgcagtggtaaagaggagacacgggttcgttGAGATtcctagatcgggaagatcccctggagtaggaaatgcaacccactccagtattcttgcctggaaaattgcatggacagagaagtctggtgggctgcagtccaggggccccaaagagtcggaTAAAACTGGTTGATCAGCATAAGCACgcatgcgcacgcacacacacacacacacacacacacacacacagaaataggaCAGAAGAAGACATGGCCCTGGTTCTGCAGGACCTTAGCGCCCAGGAGTTCACCACTTTGAGGAATTCGCAGCCCACAGACAGGCCGTAGTATCAGGTCCACCAAAGCCCATAAAATCAGAAgttcaagagagaaagaaattataGCCACCTTGGAAAACATCAACTTGTTTTATTAGAAAAGGCTCTTGAAGGCCAATTTCTCCCCTCTGGCTTCTGTCCTTAGTGCTTGTTGACCATTATtggaagtcagtcagttcagtcactcagtcgcgtccaactcttttcgaccccatggactgcagcatgccaggcctctctgtccatcatcaactcccatagtttgctcaaactcatgtccatcacgccggtgatgccatccaaccatctcatcctctgtggtccccttcttctcctgccttcaacctttcccagtatcagggtcttttccaatcagtcagttctttgcatcaggtggccaaagtattggagctttggctccagcatcatttcttccaatgaatattcagggctgatctcctttaggatggactggttggatcttcttgctgtccaagggactctcaagtcttctccaacaccacagttcaaaaagtatcaattcttcatcactcagctttctttatggtccaactctcacatccatacatgactactggaaaaaccatagctttgattagacagacctttgtcaacaaaaaggACCAGGCCAAGAGTAAAGATAGAGGGAAGAAGTCACAGCTAACTTCAAAGGACAGAGCCAAAGAAACATGTGGGTTGCCTTCTGAGCATCCAACAGCATGACTGAAAATGAATTAACTTTTGCTTCCAATGGACATTAAACCAGGGAACATGTGAATATGCtaaaagaaactgaaagtcaAGCGACACAAACTGTTACCTGGTGAGCTGTCCCTCCACCCTCGGAGGCAGCCTCTCTGCCTTGGCTCCTGGGCTCCTCCAAAGAGAGCTGTGGGCATTCATAATGCATGGAGGTTTATCATACTCCAGCTTCTGGTCtagggcttcccccatggctcagcgggtaaagaatctgtctacaatgcaggagacacaggagatgtaggtttaatccctgggttcagaatatcccctggagaaggaaataggaacccactcaagtactcttgcctgggaaatcccatggacagaggagcctggtgggctacagtccacggagtcacaaagactcggaaacaactcagcaactaagcaCGCACGTGGCTTCTGGTCCAGGCTAAGCGAAGCTTCAGGGCAAAGTTGAGCTGCCCAACCTGAAGGCCAGGCCACAGGGATGAGTCAGAAAAGCGCGAAATGCAAAGTTAAATCAGAGCGACCCGCTCCAGTCCTGGTCAACTCTGGGGCGGGCCTGTCGTCCACTTGCAGGGTGCTGGGAACCAGACACTGGGAGGAAAGAGGGGGGGAGTCCAGCCCTCCACCCTCATAGCTCACCTTACAGCTCTGCTAGGCACGGCCCATCTTCTAGAGAGAAGTAAAGGATGCGCTGGGCAACCCAAGTGGATAGGGGAGAGATTATGGAAAATGCCAGGAAGGTTTGAGACGCTCACAAGGCCCAGTGGCTCTCCAGGGCTTCCTCGTGGGGTGCTAGGGCAGGTGCTGATCAGTGGGACCCGGCTCAGTGGTGAGAAGAGAAGCTTTCTAATGTCTGCTCCCCAAACCACTCTCCCAGCATCTCAGAAACACCCAGTTGGTTTGCGTCCTCCAGGACAGCCCACCCAGTTACTTATCTCTGTATTCCACGATATACGTATAAAGCAATGAACAGTCCACAGAACTAAGTTTGGGCGTCTGTCTGGCCAAAGGCATCGCCCCCGCCGGCACCCTCGGCGGGGAAGGCCGGATAGAAGCGGGCTGCAGCCTTCCGAGCCTCAATTCGCCTCCCTCTGCCACCTCCccttcatccctccctctcccgcccctcccccagtTATTTGGGAGATTAGAGTTCATTAATTAAATCCTGTGCTTAGATCGAACTGTAACATTATTCCAATCACATTTGTCTTGCAGGCGGCAGAGGAGATGGCAGCCTCGCTGGAAACGCGCGGGGGAGCCTGAGCCTGCGGCCGGAGACGCACGGCGCGCCGCTCCAGCGCCGCGGCGCCGCGCAGACCCTCCGTCTCCCTGCTCAGCCTCGCGGGCCCGCTCTCCCCTGCCTCCGGGGTCCGGCTTCTCTCTGGGGCTCCTGCCCGCCCCTACCTCCGGGCCCCTGCGCGGCTCCCCAGCCCGGTCCCCCTCCCCCCGGCACATACGCTGACACGCGCGCgcgaacacacacactcacacacacactgacacgcCAGCGAGCTGCTGGCCGCTCAATGGACCGATTTCCCCGCTTTTCCTGATCCCAAGCCGGCCCGGGATGAGAAATTGCAAAATGGCCCGGGTCGCCAGTGTGCTGGGGCTGGTCATGCTCAGCGTCGCCCTGCTGATTTTATCGCTCATCAGCTACGTGTCCCTGAAAAAGGAGAGCATCTTCACCACTCCCAAGTACGCCAACCCGGGGGCGCCCCGAATGTACATGCTCCACGCGGGATTCCGGTGAGTGCGGGGCCTCTGGGCGCCGGCGGGTTATCTGGTTTATGGGGGCGGgaggtcggggggtggggggagggagggtgttTTGCCTTCTCCGAGACACTTTGGGCAAGACAACTGCGTGGTCCTTCCATGCCTCGCTCTGATTCTTAACACCATCGCCACCcacctcctgctttttttttttaaacccagacGTCGTCCTCATCAAAGTGATTGCATTCTCATATTCTTCTTTGGCATCCCTTCCCCCATTTcaaaaatgggggtggggggtggggagggtggtttAAGGAGAATGATGGTGGATGGAGAGGCCTTGTGTGTATCTGGGAGTCGGAATGGAGAGATGGACATGCGTGGCGGTGAGCGCCTACCCCGCGCGCGGACGGGGGAGAGTTAATGGCGCAGGCGCCGGACTCGTCTGGCGCGCTCTCCTGCTTTCCTCCCCCAACCCATGAGCCATCAGGCGCGGGTCTGTTCTCTGGCAGCCCCTGGGGTCCTCGACCTCGATCCTTACACCCGCCCCGCCATCGCCCATcgcccacccgcccccccccccaactctttCCGGGATTTCCGCAATCCCCCCCGCCCTCTGCGGGAAGCGAGCCGCCTAAGGGCCGCCTCCCCTCGCCCCGGGTCCAAGTCACCGCCCGGCGCGAGGATGGACTGAGAAGGCAGGCGCCGGGCGAAGCTTGGCGGAGCTCGTGGAGACCTTCTGCCCCAACTGTGACCGCCCCCACCTCCCGAGCTCTGCCAACTGAGCCTCCAGAGGGGCGGGTGGCGAGTACGAACTGCACCCTGTGGTCTCAGCCAGACCCGAGGTGCGAAACCCAGGGAAGGAGTGGAGCGGGCGTCCGGAGGGCGACGGTCAGGGGACAGGGGCTGAAATCAGACCGAGGCTCGGGAAGGAAGAGGTTAAGGAAGGAGCCacccccccagcccaccccccaccaagcCTTCCCCAGGGTCTTGGGTTCATCTGCCCTTTTCTCCAAAAATCAATCGGGGCGCGGCGCCGGGGCGGCGCGGGGCCGCGCGGGCCGGGCCCGCCTGGGCGCGGCCGCTGTCCGCGGTGCTGACTCCCCGGCCCTCCGCCCGGGCGCGGCCGCTGTCCGCGGTGCTGACTCCCCGGTCCCCGCTGGCGCGTCCGCTTCGGGCCGAGCGCCGGGCTCCCGGCCCTGCTCTCCGCGAGACGGCCATTTTATGGTCTCTCCCGCGCCCGGAGGGATGGACAATGGAGACGGGCTTCCCCGGTTCCCCCTCTTCCTCCCGAGTGTGTGTGGGGAGCGAAGGTGGCCCAGACGAGCAGGGGGCTCTGGGGAGGGCTGTCACCGAGGTCGGCACCGACTAGCCGCCCCCCAACCGCCGTCCCCGCCCCGCCGCCACCCGGCCGGTCCTTGATGGCTACCGTGGCGTCCCCGAGCTAAGCCCAGCGCGCTTGTCTGTCCCCATGCTCCTCTCCAGGTCGCAGTTTGCGCTGAAGCTTCTAGATTCGTCTCTGGTGCCCTTCCCGCATTCTGTGACCCATGAACTCCAAGCCAGACCTAAGTGGACATTTAATCGGACAGCGTTTTTACATCAAAGGTAGGATAGGAGATCCAGAAGGTGTCCTGAGTTCTGGAGCTCAAAACCAAGACAACACGATATCATAACAGAACAACAGAAATCCACTCCCCCCAACCCAAGGTGTATCTGCACTGCCTTCTTGGCCTGACTGCACAAAGGCTGATTAGTAACCCTTTTCTGTTTATGGAGTGCCCCCTCATAAAAGGAAAGCATCAATAAGGCCaatttgaaaagaagtgaaaaaaaaaagttgttttcagTATTCTCCTTAACTTGAGCTTAATTGAGCACCATGATTTATGGTTAACATGTATGGCTAATACTGCTAaagccatttattttaaaagaaaaaaaagttaatgacAAAAAGACCACCCAATGCATTTTCATTACCCCTcattggggaaaagaaaaagaaaaaaaaagtaaaaaagtattGTCTCACGGAAATACAGAAGACACTATACTTTATCCCCAACAAATTACTAGCGAAAAACCTCAGCCCAAATATATTCAGATGTTTAAGtatggttttggttttttaacCTGGTTGTTCTCATTAAACTTTTATAGCTTTTAATACATTGTAAAAGCTACCCAAAATTACTCTTCGTTGTCTTATAGCAGCTTCATTTATACatggagtttgtgtgtgtgtgtgtgtatgaacctTTCTTTTTTGAGGTGGGGGAAGAAGGATGAGATTTATGCGAATGTATGTATTTTCCTCAGTGATTTCTGGTCTACTCTTAGCAATCCCAGATAAGTCATTACTTCTTCCTTCTTGGTGGGATAATTACACTGCTAAATGGAATGTGAGCCATCTAGTGTATTCATTAGGGGTATGAATACTTATTTTACAAAAGTTTATTTTACCAGTCTATTTAGGGTGTTGTGTTTTGGTCATAGAATTTCTAGTTATTGCACACTTTTAATCTAATATGGAATTAAAACAAATTCAGTAGCTATCCATGGTACATGAAAATGTTTACTTGAAAAGCTGGCATAGAGTCATATGAttatgattaaaaattttaaaacactgtttaattaaaaattagtCCATGATAATAATTGATTAATTCTAAAACTctgaagtggttttttttttttttaacttttgtggtTTTAATCCAACTTAATTTTCTAGGCAGCCCAGAAAATTGTCATGGGTCAAATATATTATGTATTTCCCAAAACATATTTCTGTCTCAGTAAAAATGTTCTCTCCACACTAGGCCATGTGATCCAAATAACCAATTAGAACAATAGTTCCTTCTCAAAGCTTCCCTTCTTTCAATCCATTTATTAGGTAATCTTTAATTAATTTGCCTAGTGTCACTTGAAACTTTTACCTTCGTAACAGTTTGCAGTGAACACTTAGTAACTTTGGAAACTTTGGTTTAAAGCCTTCAGTGTATGTCACTCTGCATTTTGACAAAttgaagtaattttttaaaaagtaagattcCAGGTAAAGTGACAGTATGCAAAGCATTTAGTTTCATTCCTGCCATTTTTGGGGGGCAAAAGATAGAGGAAGTTCAATGTGATTTCTTAGAACTGGAGACCCTCATAGCAGAGTAACACATGACTGATCTCTCTTAAGTGTTTTAAATCACAGAGACTTTAAGAGGAGATGGTTAATTTTGCTTAATGCTCAACATGAAAGCAACCAGAAATTAGTGTTAAGTACCACCCTTGCCTGTTTATCCTCTGAATTCTtagaatatacacatattttcagGATTTACAATAGCTTCTTTTTCTAAAGCATTAGGTTTCTCTAACTCAATTGGGTTTCTACATAATCAAgtagaaaaatattcttttttcattattcaaAGGACAATAATGAGATTATCATCTCATTTCTATTAAATATTCAACTACTCCCACTGCTAttaccatttttatattttaataatagatAGCACCATACTGACTCATGTCTATTTGGCTCTTATCTGGACATCAGTGATATTTGATATTCCTTGTACACTATAGTCCAATAGCAAACAAGTAGTCCCTAGTTGCAAACTCTAAGTCACCAAAGTTTGTGCATTAGTGTGAGCTCTTTGGGGTCTGTGTAAATTGTCTCCCTGTATCTTCTCACACAGTTTGGCCCATGCCTCCCCCTTGATCAAATACAGTTTTCAGGTAGAGCAGAAACCCAAAGAATCAGCAACTGAAAGCCATAAATCACAACATTTACAAGCCTTAGAGGATTACACCCAGACACTGAGAGGCTAGAGCATGTCTGTAATCCTGAAGCAGTTCTCCCTTCAGTTATTATGAATGTATAATCTTTCTTGGGTTCAGTGTGCCTACAGTTCTTGCCTGAATGAAACAGTGTAAGACCTAAGATGGAAAATCAATTCTTTTGAATGGGATACATTTaatgaatctctttttattttaggcAAGAAATTCTTCAGCATGTCGatgtaataaaaaatttttctttgaccAAGAATAGTGTTCGGATTGGACAACTGATGCACTATGATTATTCCAGCCATAAATATGTTTTCTCTATTAGCAATAACTTCCGATCACTGCTTCCAGATGTGTCTCCCATTGTGAATAAGCGTTATAACATTTGCGCTGTGGTTGGAAATAGCGGGATCCTGACAGGGAGCCGGTGTGGACCACAGATAGATAAGTCAGATTTTGTTTTCCGTTGCAATTTCGCCCCTACGGAGGCTTTCCAAAGAGATGTTGGAAGGAAAACCAACCTTACCACCTTCAACCCCAGCATCCTGGAAAAATATTACAACAACCTTTTGACCATTCAGGACCGTAACAACTTTTTTCTCAGTTTGAAAAAGCTTGACGGGGCCATTCTTTGGATCCCTGCCTTTTTCTTCCATACGTCGGCCACTGTTACCAGGACATTAGTTGACTTTTTTGTTGAACACAGAGGTCAGTTAAAGCTCCAGTTGGCTTGGCCTGGAAATATAATGCAACATGTCAACAGGTGTGTATGTTTTATTGCCTTTAACTCACACCCTACCAGATGGCAAATCAATATCGTAATCTCTTGGGGGTGGGAGCTAGCTATCTGATTAGTTAGTTGTTGTGGTTAGCATAGCACCTTAGAACACATTCTGACGTTTTGTAATGCATGAACGGATCGTTCTAGGTAAGAAGTTCAATCTCCTACCCCAGCTGGTAACCAAGTGTCAAATGGAGGGACTGGTGTTTCATCAGCTTTGCCTCTCCACCGGCCCCCCTGTCCCCTTCCATGGTGGTAAGCCTAACAAACAGTCATGGAAATCACCACAAATCA
This window of the Dama dama isolate Ldn47 chromosome 27, ASM3311817v1, whole genome shotgun sequence genome carries:
- the ST8SIA3 gene encoding sia-alpha-2,3-Gal-beta-1,4-GlcNAc-R:alpha 2,8-sialyltransferase, with the protein product MRNCKMARVASVLGLVMLSVALLILSLISYVSLKKESIFTTPKYANPGAPRMYMLHAGFRSQFALKLLDSSLVPFPHSVTHELQARPKWTFNRTAFLHQRQEILQHVDVIKNFSLTKNSVRIGQLMHYDYSSHKYVFSISNNFRSLLPDVSPIVNKRYNICAVVGNSGILTGSRCGPQIDKSDFVFRCNFAPTEAFQRDVGRKTNLTTFNPSILEKYYNNLLTIQDRNNFFLSLKKLDGAILWIPAFFFHTSATVTRTLVDFFVEHRGQLKLQLAWPGNIMQHVNRYWKNKHLSPKRLSTGILMYTLASAVCEEIHLYGFWPFGFDPNTREDLPYHYYDKKGTKFTTKWQESHQLPAEFQLLYRMHAEGLTKLTLSRCA